TGTAGAATGAATGCTCCCGGATGtttccattgactccaattcTCTTATTCTCTTTCATCtccaaaagctaaaaaaaataaaaataaacatgcattttAATATGTCACGTACCTCCtagcattaatatatattatatatattatacaaattattctgtaataataaattctTCTGTTTGCTGAAATTTACCTTCGGCAGGAGGTCCAGCATTTCCTGGCTCATGTAATAGGGGTAATTAGGCTTGTTCTTCTCTATAGCATAGTACTGCCTTACAATACTGCCTGTTGGTGAAAATGGCAAGCGGCCCGTGGCCATTTGGTACATGGTAATCCCAAACGACCACCAATCCACGCCTGCGTTGTAATTAGCCTTTAATAGAACCTGTAAAAGAAAATGAATACAGAGAAAACATAAGaagcagggctgcactgattctTATCCTATAAATGCAATCGGTTTGCAATCAGTGCCACCCAGCAATGAGCATTTATTAAAAGTGTTCCTGGTTTTTCAAGTAATCTGAAAAGTATATTTTGAATTGGAATCCCCCATACATGTATTCTGTATTCTGCTTCACCTAAAAAGAAGTGCATCTGCTCTCTAAATAGTAACATCATATTAACTGGGCACAGATCCCCCTACACCAGGTATCATCGGACATGCAGTTCTCTATTGTTTGGAAACAAAACCTTGCCCTTATTTAAACCCCATGTTCATATTGCACATGATCTTTGTCACCTCTGGCGCCCGGTATCCAGGGGTTCCCGCTACTCCACTCGTCCTTTCCTCATCGAAGATGCCCTCCGCGGCGAGGCCAAAGTCGCAGATCTTTATATGGCCGTCTCTGTCCACCAAGGTGTTGTCAGGTTTCACATCACTGTAGGATAAGCATAAAGAGCAACTGACATAGGGAAGAGTTCTTGGGCGGAGGACAAGGAAGAAGATGAAAGTCTGAGGCTCAAGTAATAAAGAGACAGAAATTTGAATGTGGAAAAACAATGAACTAGTTGTGTTCAGAATATGAATTTTCTAACATTAAATATCTGGAGAATGTATGATATAATGAAATGTGGGCTCCTGAAAGGACTTCATGGATAGAAAGCCTATTTGAATATTTGTTTGAATTATTCAGtatgaaccctggagctaattAAAAAACTATCTGAACAGATTACAGATGAAGGGGTTCTCCCATTCCAATTTTTCCAGTCTTTTCTGCAATTAAAAAGTGAATTCccttttccaatatacattaattacagtaaCTGTAAGTGTAACttagtatctgtctggctgtttgtaTCTACTGCACTCCTGGTTCTCACTCCTGAGACAATGTAGCAGGTGACAGCTGATAAACAGTGCTGGAGAACTGAAAgggatttatttatattacagttataaataaattaaactcagtaactttaaacccagttcaatttttacttaatataaatggaatagttgcttagaatggtATTTTCTCATAGCGCAACTCTGCAGCAGAATAAAACTCTGGGCTTTCTTAAGGGTAGGTTCTACATAGTATTGggccaatgattttttttttttaacagaaattctTTTTATTGGTTTTCCAATATATAGGGTtgggatacagaaggaaagaaaggggggggggggggggatacagccaTCGTTGAGTTTTccattttattatacagaacaTATAAATTTATTCACATATGTGCTTCAAGGTAGGTCATTTAAATGAGCATCTAGCCAGCCTCCCCAGATTCTATCGAATTTGTTTGGTTGGCCCCTAGCTTCATATGGGGCCAATGATTTTTAATGACGCCCTGCTTATGAGAAAGTACAAGCACCACAGCTTGAAGAGTCTCCCCATTTATAAAAAGGTGTTGCACCCCTCACTCTGAGAGATGAGCGGCTCCTGTGGGAAATGCCTGCTTAAAGCACATTTAAAGGTGACAGACCAGCAGCCATAGCACGGTGAATGGAATCATGCTACAGTGAATGTATCTGTGAGTCAGAAAGCACATAGACACAATATACTGAGATTTTACTCACCGATGAACGATGCCCTTAGAGTGCAGGAACTGGAGGCCGACCACCATCTCTGCTGTGTAGAACCTTTCGCAAAAacaaaatcatcatcatcattcctAAATCACACCCAATGCATaggatatttttatttaagtTGTCAAAACTCCTATGGTAAAGGCTAACTATAGTGTTCCCTTGCTCTGTTCTCTGTGCTTGCACCGAATGCACTTATCTAAGTGTAACATACACAAGGCTGCAGAGCGTGTCTTACTGAGAGCACAGGCAAATATACACATTACATCTATAACTTGTttatggatataattttagtCCCTTTAAAGTGTCCGGCTCTTCTGTCTTCCAGTAAAAAAATACCTCTAACGACACTGTCCCGAAGTGATCCAGCTACATTGCCTTAGAAAGTGTCAAGCGCATGTCAGTAAGGTTAAACCAGATAAATTAAACAGGGAAATGAGTTtaaagattgccagtctgggcctgacaaTGTGCAGCTGGATAAAATTCCCAACGTAGGAAACTTAAATAGAGTAATAGGCACTACATGGACCTCTGTAAGCTAAATATGTGCCCCACATTGCCCTGTTGTAAAaattatgggggtcatttaccaaaCTCCTGTATAAAGCAGCCCTGTACTTATCTATGGCAAGTGCTCAGTACAGGGCCCAGCTGCATCCTGTCCTGACGTAAATACAGCATCTGAAtggcacaagttagggggcaggatGGGGGCACTTTCACAGGGCCAGATTTCTCAATAGGGCGCCCCGAAGCCACCCCTTTTGCCGCCAAACACGGCACCCAAGCCACACGCATGTGCATGCACCTCCCCCTCCATCCCGCCACGGCAGCGCATGCGCGCCACTTCATTCATTTGGAGCTGAGGGGACAGCACTAAAGTTTCTGCGTGTCCTCTCCCCACTACGAGTGCAAATTATTCTGGTGCGGCGGGGctcccctaaatttctgccgccctaggcccgggcaattgtggcctcaccacaaatccgggcctgcacctTCACCCACTACAGCTTGCCCCTCAGTAATACAGCGCTGCCATTGTGGAGCACTAAGACCTACTAAGGCTTCCACCTATTTGTTTTGCTTTGCACCCACCTGTGTATTGTAAATAGATCTTAATGTCACTTACATGATTCTTCCCATTGGCAGATTTCCTTTGCGATTAATCATTTCCATTAGAGACTTCCCGCTGGCGTACTCCAGAATGAGGAAGGCTTCCAGCTGTTAAAGAAAGAGTAGAAGAAGGTGAGACACAGAATCCCCCACCCAAAAATGTTAAATTGTCTGAATGGAAGTGGTAAGTGAATAAGTGGAACGTAACATTATGGTGCTTTATGGAGAAACAGTAACAGGCCTGTATGGGGATCAAATGAGACCCCGTCGCACTGAACAACACTGggctacatcatgctaaaagttcatttaaatgctagattccctttaaataataataacagtattatTTACCTCTGATTGAAAAGCTGCGTAGGAATGGCACAGAAATGTGCATCCTCTTGCGACCTTCAGCAGCCGCGCCTCCTTCATCATGATGGCGAAGTTGCTCTTGTCTGGTTTTTTCTTCATGATCTTGACTGCTACCAGCTGCTTCGTCGGTGCATACGAAGCCAACATCACCTAATAAAGAAGGGCAGATATTAAATATGGCACAGTGCGGTGTAAAGCTACAGGCAATAAAACTGAgactaaaatgaaaatgttatttataccCACTTTGCACCATCAGTGAAGAATAATGAAGATTTCAGAACTTCTCCAGCCTAAAGGCTTCCATTGATACCCCCCAAAATTACTGTCACCCCCTGCCCCTACTTTACACTGACAGCCTTACAACTGTAGAATAGAGGTTAATACTAAACTACCAAAGCCTTCATTCTCCCCCATGTTTCCTGCTTCCCTAGGATTTATACCAAGAGAAATAATGCTTGGGAAGCCCCTCACTTACCTGGCCAAAACCTCCACTTGCCAGCTCTGAATAAAACCTGTAGTTTTTAATATCCAAGGGGGCAGGTCTATCGGTGTCCACGCGGAGTTTCTTCGGCTTGCTTCCACCTTGTTAGGGAAATATTCTATTAGTAACTTGTATTACAAATAACCTGTACATAACACATCTTAATGAACCCATCAGCAAACCCCAGGCACAAGGCAGGGCTCCTTAGCACTATGGGCACTACAGGACTGGAGAGGCCCCGGCACCCGAACCCACGTTCTGTAAATGATCCCTCACATGTAACAAGCATAATGGCTCATTTAAAAATGATGGGGAAAGTGTAAAATACCTTTCCTTAACTGTCTGAGCCAGTGCACAAAATGTAGTGCAAAGACTCTCTGTGTACaatattggggcagatttatcaaagtgtgaaattagagctcaacaTAGTAACATTCCTCTACTCtttattcattcccatgggatttttagaggcgtatttatcaatgggtgaaagattaGAATTTTCCATTTGCAAATATGTGTCTTAAAGTGAATGGAGAGTGGGGTAATTTTACTATGgggagctctaattttacactttgatgaATCGTCTCGATTGTCTGCATGTATCTGCACTTCCCTAACCCTGGGTCTTCACATTTagagactacaactcccaaaacAGGATGCTGGAAGCCCGCGTTTCTGGCATACTAACATAGCAGACCTATCTTACGCAGAATAAATCAGTGATTATATGCGAATATGAAAGCAAATATATGATTGGCTGACATTGGCAAAATCACTTACCATATTTATTCCCTATGCTATATAAAACCAGCTCTGATCGGTTAACCCAACAAAACCAGTGATGATATGTATTCCCTGTGCTTTAGTAAAACAGCCCTGACTGGTTGACACAAGCAACATCACTGTTATATATGTATTTCCTATGCTATAGTAAACCAATCCTAAGTTAAaaccaagattaaaaaaaaaaatatgaaaagattaattaataaaaagttagGGCAGTCAGTACCTATGGGGCTACTTATTATTAGTAAGTTAGTGCGGTTGGTACCTATGGGGCTACTTGTTATTATAGAGGTTAAACACAAGAGCAGCAATTGCGTTTCCTTACCTTCCAAGGGATCCTCCGGGCTTCTTGATCTTTTATTCTGATCTTCACTGATTTTCTTCTCATCTTCCAACTGTCCTTTTTCACTCCTCCTTCTTTTATGGGTCCCATTTTCAATGCTCCGCTTCTCCATGGGGCTTTTCTTCTCATCTTCACAGATCTTCCTCAGGCTTTCCTTCCCATCTTCCAACTGTCCTTCTTCACTCCTCATTCTTTTATTGGCCCCATTTTCAATGCTCCGCTTCTCCATGGGGCTTTTCTTCCCATCTTCCAACTGATCTTCACTCTTTTTCCTTTCTTTGCTCTTATCTTTACTTGTCTTTTCCATGGGGCTTTTCTTCTGGTCTTCCAACGGCCTCTCTTCATTGTTGGGCTTCTCCTCTACATggattttcttcattttttcttcctttccttcctcATCCAAACTCCGACTCCTTCTCTTCCTCACCTCCATCTTCGCCTCTCTCCTCCTTCACTGTTTTTCCTCAGTTTTTGTAGTTTTTATCTCTATTTATCGCTATTTAACTCGCTCTGCTCTAACTCCCTGTCCTCTCTCCTCACTGTCCTAATGGCAGTTGGTAACTGACCCAGTTGAGACATGTGACCAAAGACAGTGGCATTGTCATAGACATTGACATAGAGAGCTGGTTATGTCACTACAGAGAAGCAAACTGCTCTAAGAGCAAACATTTTAAGTTGATGGAGATTAATAAAGTTCAGAAATATGATTTATTAGTAAGAATATAAAAGGGCAGACCTGCTATTTAGCCCATAATGTTTATTAAACATGACCTGCTAACAGTTAGAGCTGTTATATCCCTATACTGATTGATGCTCATTGTTTCACAATTCCAGAACTTTGCTGCGATTTTGTATTCACTTCCACTCCTACAGGGGAAATTAGACATTGCTGCTCACCTTACCAAGCCAGCAAGCATATTTAACCAACTTTTGCAATTTTTCTACTAACCCACAGAAATGTCACTTTTGGGGAATGAAGTAAATGAGTCAAAACTCAGTGGATGCACGTTCCCAAGTACTCAATGCCATGGAGCAGATGTGTTTGTAAAGTATTTCATTTctaaagattttattttacatttttaaattttaacaaCATAAGAGAACAGTCCCTTTAAGGAAAAGCAAGAAGAGAAGATCAAGAGGagtcagaagaaggaagagggaaATGAGCTGGGGGGGTGTAAAGTCAGAAGATtacatttgtagaaaaaaaaaaattaaaaagaaaacccaGTGTCTTTTTTGCTGACTGTTCGGAGTCAGTTAAGGTGATGTGTTTGCCAAGAGCCATGCCCCCCATATAGCCTCGAATTTGTCCAGGCATCCGCAGGCTTGATACACTAGTTTCTGTTTTGGTACAGAGTCTTTTTCCAGAAGTTCAGCGAGGGTGGTCCTGTAGATTTCCAGTGTAATAATaatgcctttttggcatagtatTGCAGTTGTAAGTAGCATAATTTAGCTGGAGGTCTCAATTGTAGGGTGTCCAGTATGCCTAGTAAACATAGACTGGGTGACAAAATATTGGAAAGTGCCAGTGCCGACTCAGCGTAGCTAAGCACCTCTCGCCAAAATCCCTTcttgctatcctgcctcctaaagggaagactgcattaacccactagtacctgtgctgccgtgacgggactctgagaaaaggctttatcggtgAGTAAACAAATCCTCTTTTTCCTACTTTGTGGCGAGAATTTGGCTTGTTTGGCACAATAATGCACAAAGCAAGGTCCATACAGAGTGGGTTTGCTGGGATGGGACTGGTAGAAATTGACTGACCTACACAGACCCCTgaccccaacccaaacctgcaggatgaactggaaccccaaGTGTGAGCCAGGCCTAACATAAGTGACAaactcccaccaacaatgttccaacatctaatgGACCCCCCCAGAAGAGCTGAGGGTGAAAGCTCTTTTAGCATCAAAGAAAGGGCCAACTTCACTCCTGTGCTTTGGGACGGGCAGGTTCCCACTTATATTTCACCCCATAGTGTCTCTCTCTTCTTAAACAAGATATATATTATTAAGCGATTGCTCTGCATGTGAAACACTGCCTGAGGATGCTCTGCAATTACTATTTTACATGAAGTCAGAGAAAGCTCTGCATATTGTAATCATAGGAATAATGTACAAGGTTGGGAGATGGACAGAGAAAAGAGTGTGACCAGCGCATAATGTATAATAAAACCACTAACTGGTGAGGTGTTGAACAAGAGACTAATGCAAATAAGAATAGAGGGTGAAGGTAGAATAGAATGTATATATAGCAAGCGGGCAGGGAGACAGGCAGCATTTATATTACATAATACATCAGTATATCATATATAGCTTGTTACAAAGACCCTGCAATTCCAGATTGCCTCCAATGACTCCCCAACCCAGCCGTGTGTAGACTTTTTGTTCATAGCTGCCAATGCATTTGTTTTCCATCTACAAGTTCAATTCCCAACAACCTACTGAATTCCTGTGCAGATAAACTGGGTCTCATAGCAGGCATAGGGCAGTACTGGCAGCCGGCAGAAATAAGTGAAGTTGCAACTGACCTACAATGTATAAGTAGAATTTATAATTCCAGGGCCACAGTTCACTCCCTACCAGTCTCAACAAACAAATTTGCCCTGGATAAGAATTACTGTAATTACTGTATGTATCCAAGGGACTGCAGAGCTAtcagttttccttttttccacatcactgtctctttaagagttTCCCTATGGGCTTTACTGGCTGTATGCACCCAGCCCTTGCTAGTGATTGGTGCTTGGTGTTTAAAAATATAGGACTACGTTTTTAGACATCAGTAGAAAAAACCAATAACTTACCAATACATTACATGGTGAAAAAGGTGTATAATAAGCCCATATACATAACCACAACGGGCaccattttgccccccccccccccccgggccatTTATCAGACTTGACAAAAGGCCGATGGGGCCCAAAACATTGCCTTTGTGTATTTTATTGGTGTGCTAccatatagaaatacagcccaGGAGTTAGCGACTCTACTGTTATAAATGACGATGTGAGTGGTCAAAGAcaataatggtggccatacactttataATTTTGACCTTTTCTGTGACCAAtgattgcaggaaagatcgtttgcAATGTTCATAGCTGAATCGTCATGTGCTGTGCTGTGAGTTAGCAGAAATGGGCCCCATCAGAGGGGACTGCTACAAAAGCACAAAAGGCCTTATTTGTGAACCCAGgtgaagggtgcaaagtgcaacaaaaaggGCACAATCGGTCAGTTTTCTGCACTTTGCGCGCTGCATCTGGGTGTGCGCAAATAGCTGCAGGTTTTGGAGTGCTTTAGCCTGTGTCATATTCCCCATGTAGGCAAACAAGCTCAGTTTATGTCTGTAATGCAAACCCTGCAAGGTGAATATATTCCAGGAGTGAAGGTAAATACTGAGTGCAGTCAGTCCTGTATAAGCAGCAGAAATGCTGGGCAATTTCATACCTGAACTGGGTAAGGCCTGTGTCCCCAGTCCAAGCCTGCTGATCCCTTTCTTTGTAATCCAAAATTGGTACTTACCCCAAAAACTCTTAAAGCTCCTATTGCGGCAAAAGGTGGCGCTACAACATATGAAATAGTGGGGAGTGAATAAGCAAATTCCCTTTATTCTAACATAGTTTGGGTTTCAGTGCTTTGGAATAAGAATGAGCAGAAACATTTGAGTGTAGGATGAGATACTCAGGGAAATACAATAGAAAGGGTGTGAGTACATTACAAGGCACTCTGAATGCCATAACACACACACGTTATAATCGCAGTCTCACAAATGGCTGAATTGGCACACGGTtacccatgtgagcagtaacgccgcGTCAAGGCTTCAGCCCTAGTTACTGTCCATTCACACACCCATTGCAGCAAATGGCTCACCCAATCACTTGCTGCAATAGTTCCCTATCTGGTCCAGCACATGACATAAACTGTCATGGGACCTTTCCTCTTCAGCAAATACTGAGAGGTACCTGACTATTCACACACACACCGTTGGCTTTTACTCACACACACAATGGTTAATCCTATTTAGTTGGAGCACATCACATGGGGAGCAGAGCTATAAATGGGATTAAATCCACGTTACTTTGCTAGCCATATGATTTGCTGATATAGTTCCCTACCTAGGAAGGATTTAAGATGCTATATACTGATAAAGGAATCATGATGGGCCTATTTAGCAGACTAAATAAGAAATATGGCTGTTCCTAAGTAGCATTCTGCCCTGTCTGTTCTTTACCTTTTCCCCCAAACCCTGAGCTAAACCTGCACTTTATTCCAAACACGGACCTAGATCTTTTGGACCAATTACTATAAAGGGACCAATATTCACATTCACACACGAGTCTCACACAGCCATACAGCATTCATACATACTGCAGAATATGACACAATAAGTAGTTGTTATATTATTGCTATACCTGCAGTAGTCTCCCATCCTATCATACTCTCCTATCCATAGGGACCATACTATAAATTCATATATAGTTAAGTATAAGTTCTTCCTTTATTAGTCTCCCTAAGACCCTGCTTCCCTGCTCCTCCCTAACCAACTGCTGCCTTATGGAAGCCAACATGGGCTTTAGCATGTCTTTTATTTTGGGGGGTGTTTCATTTAGTTGTATTAATATATAATGGCCAATTATGTGCAATTAAATAATTACTTAGGTTGGAAATACATCCTACCTtactagatcagggctgtcctattgtacagcactgacctagatgacccaaaggaaggcaaaaaacccaggcAGATTCGAATCTGCCTCAAacggggaaaaattccttcctgactccaaaatggcagtCGGACAAGTCCCTGGGTCAGTAGGAGCTGAGTGTATTTATCACAGTAGCCTTGTAAAGGAAATACAATGCCACATGGGGAGGGTACGGGCTCTATTGATCCCGTATTGGCTGCAGTTGGTGAAGCATCAGGTTATAGAAATATCCCGACACAACTAACTGGTTCCTTGAAGGGGAGAACTGATTATTTCTAATCTAGAACTGAGTGAAGATTCAAAAAGAGAATCAGTTCAACTCAGGGTTCTCCTGTTCAAGGAATGGGTGAGCATTTCCACTAACTAATTCCActaatacacactcactcactcactcatgcACAGGCacgcacaggcacacacacacacacatacacagatacacacacacacacgcagacacaaacactcacagacacgcaaacacacacatacgcagacacacacactcactcactcatgcacaggcacacacacagatacacacacacatacacagatacacacacagatacacatacacacacgcacacacacacacatacatacacacacacagacacacccatacacacacacagacacacacacacatacacacacacacccatacacacacacacacacatacacatacatacaaacacacacacactaaagtTATACCTACAATACTTAACTCCTGTTCTTCTTTCCGGCTTTCTAATCACCACACAAGCCTGTGTGGTGGCGCCGTTGCTGGTGGATTCAGGCTGGCGCAGGCGGATGGATTGCTGAGTAGCGCAGCTTGCCATAGGCGCTATGATGTTATTGGCCCTGGTTGTTGTTAAGTTCAGGCAGTAATGAACGATGTTATCCCATGTTAGAGCCAGTTAATGCCTTACCCCTGCCCTTCCCAGTTGGGATCCACATAGGAGAAATCTTCCAGGTTGGTTTCTTCCTTCCGAACATTAGCAGAGAATGTTTGCTGGCATTCGGTGAAGTCATCTGCTGATGGCTATAAGAAAGCAAACAAGGCACTTCTCACATACTTCCTTTCATTCAaggaaaaactttaaaaatgtggCTTGAATTATCTATTAAAAGTTTTCATAGGATTCAGATAACTATGCCCAGGAAAATGAGAAGCAGGGGAAagctaaaacaaaataaatcagtCTATCAGAAGGCCAACAATGGAGCTATTAAAGGTAAACCTCAACATTAACCTCACTATGGACACACAATCATTTATCCTCTATTATGGTGGTTGCCAAAGTGGAACCCAGGCTGAAGGCCAGATTAGCTGAAATCTGAAGGTGACTTGTTATTACCAGCATCGAGTATTACTAGAACTATGGGAACGTTATAGTTACCATCATGTTTTCATACCTTTTTAACAGAGTTGTGTGCTAAGTGAATGTTGAGGGCCTGAAACCAAAATCTCTGAAGACCCCTGCTCTGCCAAGTGGCGGAtaagtataaaaacaaaaagagcaGCAGTTGCCCAGCAGGATGAGAGAGGATAGATGTATGGAATTGCTTGGTCTAGCGCATGTATTTACCATTCCTGGCTGGAAGGGGCTCTTCACTCTTCGGTTCTCCAGCTCTTCCCAGATGACCGTTCTGTAGAATGAATGCTCCCGGATGtttccattgactccaattcTCTTATTCTCTTTCATCtccaaaagctaaaaaaaaataaaaataaacatgcattttAATATGTCACGTACCTCCtagcattaatatatattatatatattatacaaattattctgtaataataaattctTCTGTTTGCTGAAATTTACCTTCGGCAGGAGGTCCAGCATTTCCTGGCTCATGTAATAGGGGTAATTAGGCTTGTTCTTCTCTATAGCATAGTACTGCCTTACAATACTGCCTGTTGGTGAAAATGGCAAGCGGCCCGTGGCCATTTGGTACATGGTAATCCCAAACGACCACCAATCCACGCCTGCGTTGTAATTAGCCTTTAATAGAACCTGTAAAAGAAAATGAATACAGAGAAAACA
This sequence is a window from Xenopus tropicalis strain Nigerian chromosome 2, UCB_Xtro_10.0, whole genome shotgun sequence. Protein-coding genes within it:
- the LOC101730287 gene encoding protein kinase C theta type-like; protein product: MEVRKRRSRSLDEEGKEEKMKKIHVEEKPNNEERPLEDQKKSPMEKTSKDKSKERKKSEDQLEDGKKSPMEKRSIENGANKRMRSEEGQLEDGKESLRKICEDEKKSPMEKRSIENGTHKRRRSEKGQLEDEKKISEDQNKRSRSPEDPLEGGSKPKKLRVDTDRPAPLDIKNYRFYSELASGGFGQVMLASYAPTKQLVAVKIMKKKPDKSNFAIMMKEARLLKVARGCTFLCHSYAAFQSELEAFLILEYASGKSLMEMINRKGNLPMGRIMFYTAEMVVGLQFLHSKGIVHRDVKPDNTLVDRDGHIKICDFGLAAEGIFDEERTSGVAGTPGYRAPEVLLKANYNAGVDWWSFGITMYQMATGRLPFSPTGSIVRQYYAIEKNKPNYPYYMSQEMLDLLPKLLEMKENKRIGVNGNIREHSFYRTVIWEELENRRVKSPFQPGMPSADDFTECQQTFSANVRKEETNLEDFSYVDPNWEGQG